One window of the Actinomycetes bacterium genome contains the following:
- a CDS encoding acyltransferase: protein MTVHVQPSADVDDRAQIGDGSSVWHLAQVREGAVLGSHCIVGRGAYVGPGVRMGDNCKLQNYALVYEPAVLEDGVFVGPAAVFTNDHYPRAVAPDGTLKSAADWEPVGVTVRQGASIGARSVCVAPVTVGRWALVAAGSVVLKDVPDFALVAGVPARFVRWVGKAGVPLEALGDGRFQCPQTGAMYTETDGTLTEVSA from the coding sequence ATGACCGTGCACGTCCAGCCGTCGGCCGACGTCGACGACCGCGCGCAGATCGGGGACGGCTCCTCGGTGTGGCACCTGGCCCAGGTCCGCGAGGGCGCCGTCCTCGGCAGCCACTGCATCGTCGGCCGCGGCGCGTACGTCGGGCCCGGCGTGCGGATGGGCGACAACTGCAAGCTGCAGAACTACGCCCTCGTCTACGAGCCGGCGGTGCTGGAGGACGGCGTCTTCGTCGGGCCGGCCGCCGTGTTCACCAACGACCACTACCCGCGTGCGGTGGCTCCGGACGGCACGCTGAAGTCCGCCGCCGACTGGGAGCCGGTCGGCGTCACGGTGCGCCAAGGCGCCTCGATCGGCGCCCGCTCGGTCTGCGTCGCACCGGTCACCGTCGGCCGCTGGGCGCTGGTCGCAGCGGGGAGCGTGGTTCTCAAGGACGTCCCCGACTTCGCCCTCGTCGCCGGCGTCCCGGCACGCTTCGTCCGCTGGGTCGGCAAGGCCGGCGTGCCGCTCGAGGCACTCGGCGACGGGCGCTTCCAGTGCCCGCAGACCGGCGCCATGTACACCGAAACCGATGGAACCCTCACGGAGGTCAGCGCATGA
- a CDS encoding DegT/DnrJ/EryC1/StrS family aminotransferase, which translates to MIPAAKPLIGDEERAAVDRVLASGMVAQGPEVAAFEQEFAALVDGRTCVAVNSGTSGQHLGLLARGVGAGDEVIVPSFTFAATANSVALTGASPVFVDIEPNYFCLDPRAVEAAITERTKGIMPVHLYGHPADMTALLDVAERHGLEIYEDAAQAHSASWQGRPVGTFGAFAMFSLYPTKNMTSIEGGMVSCADDETARMVRLLRNQGMERQYENEVVGLNNRMTDVHAAVGRVQLRKLAGWTKTRQRNAAFLSANLEGVVVPPTAPGAAHVYHQYTIRVTEDRDRFRTALAEEHGVGSGVYYPIPNHRLPSFRRELDLPETERAASEVISLPVHPSLSQGDLEQIVHAVNTVAKAGA; encoded by the coding sequence ATGATTCCCGCCGCCAAGCCCCTCATCGGAGACGAGGAGCGCGCCGCCGTCGACCGGGTGCTCGCCAGTGGCATGGTCGCCCAGGGCCCGGAGGTGGCCGCCTTCGAGCAGGAGTTCGCCGCTTTGGTGGACGGCCGCACCTGCGTCGCGGTCAACTCCGGCACGTCCGGCCAGCACCTCGGCCTGCTCGCCCGCGGCGTCGGCGCCGGGGACGAGGTCATCGTGCCGTCGTTCACCTTCGCGGCGACCGCGAACTCGGTGGCGCTGACCGGCGCCTCCCCGGTGTTCGTCGACATCGAGCCGAACTACTTCTGCCTCGACCCGCGGGCCGTCGAGGCCGCGATCACCGAGCGGACCAAGGGCATCATGCCGGTGCACCTGTACGGGCACCCGGCCGACATGACCGCCCTGCTGGACGTCGCCGAGCGGCACGGCCTGGAGATCTACGAGGACGCCGCTCAGGCCCACTCCGCGAGCTGGCAGGGCCGCCCGGTCGGCACCTTCGGCGCGTTCGCCATGTTCAGCCTCTACCCGACGAAGAACATGACGTCCATCGAGGGCGGCATGGTGTCCTGCGCCGACGACGAGACCGCGCGGATGGTGCGGCTGCTGCGCAACCAGGGCATGGAGCGGCAGTACGAAAACGAGGTCGTCGGGCTGAACAACCGGATGACCGACGTGCACGCCGCGGTGGGCCGGGTGCAGCTGCGCAAGCTGGCCGGCTGGACCAAGACCCGCCAGCGCAACGCCGCGTTCCTCAGCGCGAACCTCGAGGGCGTCGTGGTGCCCCCGACCGCCCCGGGCGCGGCGCACGTCTACCACCAGTACACGATCCGGGTCACCGAGGACCGGGACCGCTTCCGGACGGCGCTGGCCGAGGAGCACGGAGTCGGCTCCGGGGTGTACTACCCGATCCCCAACCACCGGCTGCCGTCGTTCCGCCGCGAGCTGGACCTGCCCGAGACCGAGCGGGCCGCCAGCGAGGTGATCTCGCTGCCGGTGCATCCGTCGCTGTCCCAGGGCGACCTCGAGCAGATCGTGCACGCGGTGAACACCGTGGCCAAGGCCGGCGCCTGA